A region of Pseudomonas marginalis DNA encodes the following proteins:
- the aqpZ gene encoding aquaporin Z produces MSLFKRSVTEGLGTFWLVLGGCGSAVLAAAFPAVGIGLLGVALAFGLTVLTMAVAIGHISGCHLNPAVSVGLVVGGRFPARELPAYIVAQVVGGVVAAALLYFIASGRPGFELAGGLASNGYGEHSPGGYSMAAGFVCELVMTAMFVLIILGATDHRAPKGLAPIAIGLALTLIHLISIPVTNTSVNPARSTGPALIVGGWAIQQLWMFWLAPILGAVVGGVVYRWLGKEEPG; encoded by the coding sequence ATGTCTTTGTTCAAGCGTTCAGTCACAGAGGGGTTGGGAACGTTTTGGCTGGTGTTGGGTGGTTGCGGGAGTGCGGTGTTGGCCGCCGCGTTTCCCGCAGTCGGGATCGGATTGCTGGGCGTGGCCCTGGCGTTCGGGCTCACGGTGCTGACCATGGCGGTGGCCATCGGGCATATCAGCGGTTGTCACCTCAACCCGGCGGTATCGGTGGGGCTGGTAGTGGGCGGGAGGTTTCCGGCCAGGGAGTTACCGGCGTACATCGTGGCCCAAGTCGTCGGCGGGGTGGTCGCCGCCGCATTGTTGTACTTCATCGCCAGCGGCAGGCCGGGCTTTGAACTGGCCGGTGGGCTGGCCTCCAACGGCTATGGCGAGCATTCGCCGGGCGGCTATTCAATGGCAGCGGGGTTTGTCTGCGAGCTGGTGATGACAGCCATGTTCGTGCTGATCATCCTCGGCGCCACCGACCACCGTGCCCCGAAGGGCCTCGCGCCCATCGCCATTGGCCTGGCCCTCACCTTGATCCACCTGATCTCCATCCCCGTGACCAACACCTCGGTCAACCCGGCCCGCAGTACCGGCCCGGCATTGATCGTGGGCGGGTGGGCGATCCAGCAGTTGTGGATGTTCTGGCTCGCGCCGATCCTCGGTGCGGTGGTGGGCGGTGTGGTCTATCGATGGCTGGGCAAGGAGGAGCCGGGCTGA
- a CDS encoding GNAT family N-acetyltransferase: MPLQRLDSLSEIAPQAWDALVPDAQPFVRHAFLSALEDSASLGPQAGWQPEHLLHWEGDRLVAALPSYRKWHSYGEYVFDHGWADACERAGIDYYPKLLTAVPFSPVSGPRLLAASVDDGFELLKSLPGYLEIEGLSSAHINFTDGLADEALAQQPGWLQRLGCQFHWQNRGYRDFQDFLDALSSRKRKQMRKEREQVAGQGIDFEWLQGHELNEAQWDFVYACYANTYAVRRQAPYLTRAFFSLLAERMPEAIRVVLARQGTRPVAMAFSLIGGDSFYGRYWGCLAEFDRLHFETCFYQGMDYAIAHGLQRFDAGAQGEHKLIRGFEPVITRSWHYLRHPGLKNAVEDFLERERVGIVAYAEEARAALPYRQA, translated from the coding sequence ATGCCGCTGCAACGCCTGGACAGCCTGTCCGAAATCGCCCCGCAGGCCTGGGACGCACTGGTGCCGGACGCCCAGCCTTTTGTGCGGCACGCCTTCCTCAGCGCGCTGGAAGACAGTGCCAGCCTGGGCCCTCAAGCGGGCTGGCAACCGGAGCATTTGTTACATTGGGAAGGCGACCGACTGGTGGCGGCATTGCCCAGTTATCGCAAATGGCATTCCTACGGCGAGTACGTGTTCGACCATGGTTGGGCCGATGCCTGCGAGCGTGCGGGCATTGATTACTACCCCAAGCTGCTGACGGCCGTACCATTCAGCCCGGTCAGCGGCCCCCGCTTGTTGGCGGCCAGCGTCGACGATGGTTTCGAACTGCTGAAGAGCCTGCCGGGCTACCTGGAAATCGAAGGGCTCTCCAGTGCCCATATCAACTTCACCGACGGCTTGGCCGATGAGGCGTTAGCCCAACAACCGGGTTGGTTGCAGCGCCTGGGTTGTCAGTTTCACTGGCAGAATCGCGGCTACCGTGACTTCCAGGATTTCCTCGACGCCCTCAGTTCCCGCAAACGCAAACAGATGCGCAAGGAGCGCGAACAAGTGGCGGGGCAGGGCATCGACTTCGAATGGTTGCAAGGCCACGAGCTGAACGAGGCGCAGTGGGATTTTGTCTACGCCTGCTACGCCAATACCTACGCAGTACGCCGCCAGGCACCGTACTTGACCCGCGCGTTTTTCAGCCTGCTGGCCGAGCGCATGCCCGAGGCGATCCGTGTGGTGCTGGCCAGGCAAGGCACGCGACCGGTGGCCATGGCCTTCAGCCTGATCGGTGGCGACAGCTTCTACGGCCGCTACTGGGGTTGCCTGGCGGAGTTTGACCGGCTGCATTTTGAAACCTGCTTCTACCAGGGCATGGACTACGCCATCGCTCATGGCCTGCAACGCTTCGACGCCGGCGCTCAGGGCGAGCACAAATTGATTCGCGGGTTCGAGCCGGTGATCACCCGGTCGTGGCACTACCTGCGCCACCCCGGGTTGAAGAATGCCGTGGAGGATTTCCTCGAGCGCGAGCGGGTGGGGATTGTGGCGTATGCCGAAGAGGCGAGGGCGGCGCTGCCCTATCGACAAGCCTAA
- a CDS encoding putative porin, translated as MRLASTKTAAALCGGLLLALSVPASAAVDAKLLDMLKANGQITASQYTELQNELAKDQKEQQIARQAQQETNEQIAATAKKTNELSSFDQKLAWAAKTQFKGDVRMRHETIKVEGENGVTRAGVTGRDKDRERIRARLGAYTEINPQVDTGIRIATGGGSDARSTNQDLDGYFDKKSIWLDLGYIDYHPDQIKNLHIIGGKMLQPWVNMGDVIWDSDINPEGLALTYKYPLGGSAELFGSLGNYNLKDNVDGDGVQYRHDLRLTTGQLGTRFSVTDNLKMTLGGSVYAYQNDEDSRASGTSTPNVLATNGNTPNGEFRLYEGFGQVDIGGLAVPLSFYGQYVKNNDAIDDADTAWLLGAKSKVFGFNLDYNYRDVQKNAVVGAFTDSDFGGGFTGSRGHKFKVGYDIDKNFAVGATYFLTKTDTYSRTLVDGSAKANTFQLDAEAKF; from the coding sequence ATGCGTCTTGCTTCCACTAAAACTGCAGCGGCCCTGTGCGGGGGCCTGTTACTGGCCCTGAGCGTTCCGGCCAGCGCTGCAGTCGACGCTAAATTGCTCGACATGCTCAAGGCCAACGGCCAAATCACCGCTTCGCAGTACACCGAACTGCAAAACGAGTTGGCCAAAGACCAGAAAGAACAGCAGATCGCACGGCAAGCTCAACAAGAGACCAACGAACAGATCGCGGCCACCGCGAAGAAAACCAACGAGCTGAGCAGCTTCGACCAGAAACTGGCCTGGGCCGCCAAGACTCAGTTCAAGGGTGATGTGCGCATGCGCCACGAGACCATCAAGGTCGAAGGCGAAAATGGCGTTACCCGCGCCGGCGTCACCGGTCGTGACAAGGACCGCGAACGGATCCGCGCACGCCTCGGCGCCTACACCGAAATCAACCCGCAGGTGGACACCGGTATTCGTATCGCCACCGGCGGCGGCAGCGATGCGCGCTCCACCAACCAGGACCTGGACGGCTACTTCGATAAAAAATCGATCTGGCTGGACCTCGGCTATATCGACTACCACCCTGACCAGATCAAAAACCTGCACATCATTGGCGGCAAAATGCTGCAGCCCTGGGTCAACATGGGCGATGTGATCTGGGATAGCGACATCAACCCGGAAGGCCTGGCACTCACCTACAAGTACCCACTGGGCGGCAGCGCCGAGCTGTTCGGCAGCCTGGGTAACTACAACCTCAAGGACAACGTGGACGGTGACGGCGTGCAGTACCGCCATGACCTGCGCCTGACCACCGGCCAGTTGGGGACCCGCTTCTCGGTGACCGACAACCTGAAAATGACCCTGGGCGGCAGCGTCTACGCCTACCAGAACGATGAAGACAGCCGTGCCTCAGGCACCAGCACCCCGAACGTGCTGGCCACCAACGGCAACACCCCCAACGGCGAGTTCCGCCTGTATGAAGGCTTCGGTCAAGTCGATATCGGCGGCCTGGCGGTGCCTCTGTCGTTCTACGGTCAGTACGTGAAAAACAACGACGCAATCGACGATGCGGACACGGCCTGGTTGCTGGGTGCCAAGTCCAAGGTGTTCGGTTTCAACCTGGACTACAACTATCGCGACGTGCAGAAAAACGCCGTGGTGGGGGCCTTCACCGATTCGGACTTCGGCGGCGGCTTCACCGGTTCCCGTGGTCACAAGTTCAAAGTCGGCTATGACATCGACAAGAACTTCGCCGTCGGCGCGACCTACTTCCTGACCAAGACCGACACCTACAGCCGCACGCTGGTGGACGGTAGCGCCAAAGCCAACACCTTCCAGCTGGATGCAGAAGCCAAGTTCTAA
- a CDS encoding anti-sigma factor family protein: MLTCKEQVARSSDYLDGQLTFRERLLVRHHLMFCPNCRRFIRQMRLLQATLRMLPQEPVKDVDALAQRLAAERLKDQKGGE; encoded by the coding sequence ATGTTGACCTGTAAAGAACAAGTGGCACGTTCCAGTGACTATCTCGATGGGCAATTGACCTTTCGCGAACGTCTGCTGGTGCGTCATCACTTGATGTTCTGCCCCAACTGCCGACGGTTTATCCGCCAGATGCGCCTGCTGCAGGCGACGTTGCGGATGCTGCCGCAGGAACCGGTGAAGGATGTGGATGCCTTGGCGCAGCGGCTGGCTGCCGAGCGGCTCAAGGATCAGAAAGGCGGGGAATAA
- a CDS encoding RNA polymerase sigma factor — protein MAAADDAHLLERLLKGEQRAYKELVTTYQSAMRAVAYAIAGQRHADEVVQDAWLSVVRNLAKFEGRSSLKTWLLTITANAAKGRYKQNRREVLLDDLPSPHGTIGDDRFSPDDGHWAVAPYAWHQDTPEALLTEDELRKCLEHTLLSLSELQSSVLVLRERQGLELEEICNLLTLSLSNVRVLLHRARLKVFATVEHFEETGEC, from the coding sequence ATGGCAGCAGCGGACGACGCGCACCTGCTTGAACGACTGCTCAAGGGCGAGCAACGGGCCTACAAGGAATTGGTCACCACGTACCAAAGCGCAATGCGGGCGGTGGCGTATGCCATCGCCGGCCAGCGGCATGCCGACGAAGTGGTGCAGGACGCCTGGCTGTCGGTGGTGCGCAACCTGGCCAAATTCGAAGGGCGTTCCAGCCTCAAGACCTGGCTGCTGACCATCACTGCCAACGCCGCCAAGGGGCGCTATAAGCAGAATCGCCGGGAAGTGCTGCTCGACGATTTGCCTTCGCCCCACGGCACCATCGGCGATGATCGATTCTCCCCCGATGATGGCCACTGGGCCGTCGCCCCGTATGCCTGGCACCAGGACACCCCGGAAGCCTTGCTGACCGAGGATGAGCTGCGCAAGTGCCTGGAGCACACGTTGCTGAGTTTGTCCGAACTGCAAAGCAGCGTGCTGGTGCTGCGTGAACGCCAGGGCCTGGAACTGGAGGAGATCTGTAATCTTCTGACGCTCTCACTCTCCAATGTCCGCGTGCTGTTGCATCGAGCACGGCTTAAAGTCTTCGCCACGGTGGAGCATTTTGAGGAAACGGGCGAATGTTGA
- a CDS encoding beta-ketoacyl-ACP synthase III — protein MHNVVISGTGLYTPANSISNEELVQSFNAYVHQFNSDNAAAIERGEVQALTESSAAFIEKASGIKSRFVMDKEGILDPQRMAPRLPERSNDEWSVLCQMAIGAAEQALQRAGKTAADIDGVIVACSNLQRAYPAIAIEVQEALGIAGFGFDMNVACSSATFGIQNAANSIQLGQARAILMVNPEVCTGHLNFRDRDSHFIFGDAATAVVLERADLATSAHQFDVVSTKLLTKFSNNIRNNFGFLNRAAEEGIGAPDKLFVQEGRKVFRDVCPMVAELIGVHLEENQLNVADVKRFWLHQANLSMNHLIVKKLLGREATVEEAPVILDTYANTSSAGSVIAFHIYQDDLPKGAVAVLSSFGAGYSIGSVILRKR, from the coding sequence GTGCATAACGTCGTCATCAGCGGCACTGGCCTTTACACCCCTGCCAACAGCATCAGCAACGAAGAACTGGTGCAGTCTTTCAATGCTTACGTGCACCAGTTCAACTCGGACAACGCCGCTGCCATCGAGCGCGGTGAAGTCCAGGCGCTGACGGAGTCGAGCGCTGCGTTCATCGAAAAAGCCTCGGGCATCAAGAGCCGCTTTGTGATGGACAAGGAGGGCATTCTTGACCCGCAGCGCATGGCGCCGCGCCTGCCCGAGCGCAGCAATGACGAGTGGTCCGTGCTTTGCCAGATGGCCATCGGTGCCGCCGAGCAGGCCCTGCAGCGCGCCGGCAAGACCGCCGCCGACATCGATGGTGTGATCGTCGCCTGTTCCAACCTGCAACGTGCCTACCCGGCCATCGCCATCGAAGTCCAGGAAGCCCTTGGCATCGCAGGCTTCGGTTTCGACATGAACGTGGCGTGTTCCTCGGCGACCTTCGGTATCCAGAACGCCGCCAACAGCATCCAGCTGGGCCAGGCCCGGGCGATCCTGATGGTCAACCCTGAAGTCTGCACCGGCCACTTGAACTTCCGCGACCGCGACAGTCACTTTATCTTCGGCGACGCCGCCACGGCCGTCGTCCTCGAGCGCGCCGACCTGGCGACCTCCGCGCATCAGTTCGACGTGGTGAGCACCAAGCTGCTGACCAAGTTCTCCAATAACATCCGCAACAACTTCGGTTTCCTCAACCGCGCGGCGGAAGAGGGCATCGGTGCGCCCGACAAGCTGTTCGTGCAGGAAGGCCGCAAAGTCTTCCGCGACGTGTGCCCGATGGTCGCCGAACTGATCGGCGTGCACCTGGAAGAGAACCAGTTGAACGTGGCCGATGTGAAGCGCTTCTGGCTGCACCAGGCCAACCTGAGCATGAACCACCTGATTGTGAAGAAACTGCTGGGCCGCGAAGCCACGGTGGAAGAAGCACCGGTGATCCTCGATACTTACGCCAACACCAGCTCGGCGGGTTCGGTGATTGCATTCCACATCTACCAGGACGATCTGCCCAAGGGCGCCGTCGCGGTACTCAGTTCGTTTGGCGCAGGCTATTCGATCGGTAGCGTGATCCTGCGCAAGCGTTAA